From Solanum lycopersicum chromosome 4, SLM_r2.1:
AATCTCTCATCTGTCTCCTCCAAAACCCAAACCCATATCACCATACCCGAACCCGAACCCGTATTCACCTCCGTCAAGTCGTTTGCTCCGGCCACTGTTGCTAATCTAGGTCCGGGTTTTGATTTCCTCGGATGCGCCGTTGATGGAGTCGGAGATTTTGTCACTCTTCGGGTTGACCCAAATGTTAAAGCTGGGGAGGTTTCGATTTCTGATATCTCCGGTGCTGGAAATAGGCTTAGTAAAGACCCTTTATCGAACTGTGCTGGAATAGCTGCTATTTCTGTTATGAAGATGTTGAATATACAGTCTGTTGGTTTATCGATTTCGCTTGAAAAAGGGTTGCCGTTGGGTAGTGGACTTGGGTCTAGTGCTGCTAGTGCTGCGGCGGCGGCGGTGGCTGTGAATGAGATTTTTGGACGGAAGTTGAGTGTTGATGATCTTGTGCTTGCTGGGTTGGAATCGGAAACGAAGGTTTCGGGTTATCATGCTGATAATATAGCACCTTCGATTATGGGTGGTTTTGTGTTGATAAGAAGTTATGATCCGTTGGAATTGATCCCATTGAAGTTTCCATTTGAAAAAGATTTGTTTTTTGTGCTTGTGAATCCCGAATTCGAAGCTCCAACGAAGAAGATGAGGGCGGTATTGCCATCGGAGGTGACAATGTCGCATCATATATGGAATTGTAGTCAGGCTGGGGCGTTGGTGGCTGCGATATTGCAGGGGGATTCGAGGGGTTTAGGGAAGGCGTTGTCGTCTGATAAGATTGTGGAGCCGAGGAGAGGGCCGTTGATTCCTGGGATGGAGGGAGTGAAGAAGGCGGCGTTGAAGGCTGGGGCATTTGGTTGCACGATAAGCGGAGCTGGACCTACTTTGGTCGCGGTGACGGATGATGAAGAGAGAGGGAGGGAGATTGGGGAGAGAATGGTGGAGGCGTTTATGAAGGAAGGGAACTTGAAGGCTTTGGCTATGGTGAAGAAGCTTGATCGAGTTGGTGCCCGCCTTGTTAGTAGCAATTCATGATGATCGATGgatcaatcaatcaatcaactat
This genomic window contains:
- the LOC101248664 gene encoding homoserine kinase produces the protein MAITFQSPMKLSFITSNGFSNPPSLYPINTHFSFGFNLSSVSSKTQTHITIPEPEPVFTSVKSFAPATVANLGPGFDFLGCAVDGVGDFVTLRVDPNVKAGEVSISDISGAGNRLSKDPLSNCAGIAAISVMKMLNIQSVGLSISLEKGLPLGSGLGSSAASAAAAAVAVNEIFGRKLSVDDLVLAGLESETKVSGYHADNIAPSIMGGFVLIRSYDPLELIPLKFPFEKDLFFVLVNPEFEAPTKKMRAVLPSEVTMSHHIWNCSQAGALVAAILQGDSRGLGKALSSDKIVEPRRGPLIPGMEGVKKAALKAGAFGCTISGAGPTLVAVTDDEERGREIGERMVEAFMKEGNLKALAMVKKLDRVGARLVSSNS